The Solanum lycopersicum chromosome 2, SLM_r2.1 DNA window TACCAAAGAAATGCTCCATGTGGAGGTGCTAGACTATCATAGCATATATAAACAATTTGTGTAATATTAATGAATGATGTAAAGGGCATCCCTCCTAACATATTATGTTGTGTGTCCTCATTCTTATTGCACGGACCAAAATGATGGAAATAGTAAGTGGCATAAAGATGAGGTTTATCATGCTCCACATTTCAATCTCTGGTAcagtgtttttaaaaatgaaaagtccAAAAATATGACAAGGTTCCACATAGAAAATCCAACTGGATGACCTTTGTGTCTTTGCAACTGTTAgcctaaacataaaataaaaaagattaatgATTCTATATTGCCGTATCAGACACCCtccctttctctctctctctctctctccattTTAAGTTCCCTTTGAGAACACTGGACATTGTGTCAACTTCTTAGTTACACtttctttcattaattaaaGCTAATAACAAGTATCTTTGGAGCGTGTTTCTAATGTTTCTGTAATTGATTCTATCTACTTTAGttgacttttctttttagtttgatGGACAGAGTAATTCCAAACCTTCAGAATATCCCCTAGTTTAGATCACTTATCATTATTTTGGAGTTAATAGTTCCATGTGAAATTAAATTTTGCCAATATAGTTAGTctgtcttgttgaattgatgttacTTTATTTGATATCTGTAATGCTCAGTTACACATCGCGGTTTGACAAAGTTGTACTGGATAAGATAGTTGAAGATGTCAGTGAGCTTCCAGATCCCGAGGTATGATTGAAGAGAGTATGCTGTTCTCAGAATAATTTTCTTGAAAGACAAATGATTTCAGCTTTTTTAAATTTCGATCTAATTGCTTCTTTATTTGACTCAGCTCGATTCATCTGTTCGCGAAGCATTTGATGTGGCATATAACAACATATATGCCTTTCATGCTGCTCAAAAGCCTGTTGAGAAAGTTGTTGAGAACATGCATGTAAGTTTTGTGGATATTATACAGGATTGATCTTAGTTGTGTGGCCTTATATAACAACATTAtctttatacttttatttttccttttaacttcTGTATTTCCTACTTTGTCAGGGGGTCAGATGTAAACGTGTCGCTAGGAGCATTGCCTCTGTAGGGCTTTATGTTCCTGGTGGAACTGCTGTTTTACCTTCTACAGCTCTGATGCTTTCAGTTGTATGGTGATTCAATTTTTCGTGTTAATTTTCTGCTCTTATTAATCATTCTTTCAATGCTAATTCCCTAAGtacaaaattatcaatttttcccTTTGGCCAGCCAGCACAAATTGCTGGATGTAAAACAGTTGTACTTGCAACTCCACCTTCTCGGGATGGCAGCATTTGCAAGGTACTTGCTTACCATCTCACTTTTTTAGTATGACTTAAAAGTATCAGTCACCATTTATTTGGATGCCTTTCTTGTAGGAAGTGCTTTATTGTGCCAAAAAAGCGGGTGTGACCCACATCCTTAAAGCTGGAGGTGCTCAGGTATATGATAATATGCTTCCTTGATCTTGCATTCATCAGCCGATGTTGCGTCTGAATCATTTTCAGttagtttcttaatttttgCAAACACCTTTTACTTACTGGGACACTTACTGTAACTTTCTTAAATCCCACAGGCAATTTCTGCAATGGCCTGGGGCACTGAATCATGCCCAAAGGTACTACTTTCACCTTAAGGAATTGAAACCTGGCATATTGTATCATACAAGCACTAGTATACTTCTATCGTTTTGCTGAGTTTACGCATGAGACACAGAATAATGTAATTAACACGAGTACATTCAGACAATAAATCCTGGCTTGAGTAGACACTAGACACATATTATatttctgaagtgttccttttcctttttgtaTAAAGTAAGAGATTTATCATTGTGTGGACATCAAGAAGATGCCAAATTACAAAGGTATAACCAGTTAGCTTCAGTACAGAAGGGAAGAAACATTTCAGCACTGGTACAAGTAATCTAAGCTAGAACTAAGGAGTGAACAAAGTCCAGAAACATGTCAATCCTATTAACATGTGAAAGAAATTCCAACTAAACAACTTGACTAAACATTGTCTTTAGAGATTGGGTAGGAGTTGATAACTTGATATACCATCAAAGCATGTGTGATTTTTTTGCTAGGTCGATGAACACCATCTGTAagtcattgttattattattaggattaGAATCCAGGTGAAGGAGTTTTTCTTAGTTAGATACCGAAAAAGAAAACTACTTTTTTTGTGTTGAGCAAATCTAATTAAGGCTTAATAAATCAAGGATGGGACTAAGAAGGCTAGTTAGTACTATTGGTTTTAGTCAAAAGCACAAGAGAACGAGAATAGAAGAATTTAGGCTGGGGAGGCAAGCAGGTCCAGTCTGATATTACTCAGGaaagtcttcttttttttctgcaGTGGTTTAGGGGCAGTTTTATCCCATAAAATACAGAAAAAGTTTTTTCGAGTATTTGAGAATATGccttttgttttttctaaaaaagttcTCTGGTACTTGgctgaaagttatattttattaggGTTACATTCACTTCTCAGGATAGATATCAAGTAAGATGCCCCTATGTACAGTGTATGCTATTGACCCTTATTGGTACATTGACAATATTTCTTACAAAGAAAAGTAATCATGGATTGTACAAGCACATAAACATTGATCTGTTCCTTATACATCTGTAAAGCTTCTACCCTCAATGTCCTTGAATCCTCAATCCTGTGGTTGCCTTGTATACTTTAATGAAGTTGGTTTCCATTCTTATTGTCCTTTGGATCACTTTACAATCGAACTTTCCTCTTCTTTCTTTGATAATATAAAAGGGGAAGCATTATGTACATTGCCATCTATGCCAGGTTGAGAAGATATATGGGCCTGGAAACCAGTATGTCACTGCTGCAAAAATGATTCTGCAGGTATTGGTTTCAAGTAAGAGACAATCTTAGGTTAGGGATATTTGCAGTGTAGATAAATGTCACTCGTAATAAATACGCTGCGAAGACTAATGTCTTCACTTAAAATTGCCTTTTGCTAAGTAATAGTCTCTCTCAACAGAACAGCGAAGCGATGGTTTCAATTGACATGCCTGCTGGGCCTTCTGAAGTCCTTGTTATAGCTGACAAGCATTCCAGTCCTGTCCATGTGGCAGCAGATTTACTTTCACAGGTATCAGCTCCATTTTCACTGCTTGATCaagtttccattcatactttcTGTGTCTGAATCAAGTGCTCTTGTATTTCACATTGGGACAGCTTATGTCTCTTCTGAgattaaaataagagaaaatttaaGCTATTCACAGTGAAGAAGATCAACTGTTAATAGATTAAACTGGAACTTCCATCAATTCCTATCTATCATTGTGGCAAAGACTGGGCTACCTCTATTTATTCTTATCACCTCAAATGCATTTTTTCAGGCGGAGCATGGGCCAGATAGCCAAGTCGTACTGGTTATTGCTGGGGATGGTGTTGATCTAAATGCCATTCAAGAGGAAATCATGAAGCAATGTCAAGCACTTCCAAGGGGAGAATTTGCACTTAAGGCACTAAGCCACAGCTTCACTGTGTTAGCACGGGATATGCTGGAGGTATGTTTGTTATTTGTTGATCTTGGTTGGCAGCAATTTGCACAGAGTTGGATGTATACTTGCTGTCATAAAATAATTCTGCCTgaacataatataaataatcaattacATCATATATGTGAATGCAATATTCCTTATAAATTTCTGTCAGCTACAGCCTTTTCTCTTAGACTTAAATCACAATCTTGTCCAGGCAATTTCCTTCTCAAACATGTATGCACCTGAGCATCTGATAATCAATGTGGATGAAGCTGAGAAGTGGGAAAATTTAATTGAGAATGCAGGTACTTTAGAGGCATGCACTTGCTAAGGTTCTCTTTTTCCATTTGGCATATCCAATCTTCTGTTGGTGTTTTTGGGCTTATTGGGCTGCTGATTGTTTATGCATATCTGAAATATGATCCACAAGCTTCTCTTGGTTTTTTTGCCACGTTAAGGCGAGATATATAGTGGATAATatgttcatttttattcttCCTATCTTCCTGAATTTCTTATGTGAGTTTCCGCCCAGCCTTTTGTCATCCTCCTTAGAACAAAACTTCTCCATATGATTTAACAGCCTTCTTTCTTTACTTGAGATTTctgtttcattttctttttctccccTTGTCTCATCATCCAGCTGGTTAATTTTAGGGGTTTTAGGCTGTATTGAACTGTATGAGATCgatagttttttcttctttttattcctTGAACTGTATGATTTAGCCCTCAAGATGACAAATAGAAGGTTCATGATGGCTGGCTATTAGCGAGCCGGATAAGAAACTTCACTAGTGATCCTTTGAAGTGCttgcatttttcttaaattattccgtttctcttttttttagaagatattcatgcacgGGTAGTTGACTAGCCTCTTCTTTTTTCCGCATAGTGGTCAGTCAGCTTGAGTTTCTAGGATAAGCTCTAATATTTTCACTTCGGATGGTGGCTGGAATAAGCTCTAATATTTCGCTTTGGTAGTTGACATACCATATTTTTCTCTGGGCTTAAAGAAATCTTGATTTACATTACAGTAGCATAGATGAGGCAAATGATGTCTTCAGTGTTCGTATGTAATACCAGGTAACTGGAAAGTAGGGTTGGAGCCTTGGAGGTTCATATTTTACCATCAATTAGCAACTTACTACTGATCAACCATGCTTCCCTTTGGTTAATCTTAACATATAAATAATCTACTCTGACTACTTGCAGGTTCTGTATTTATGGGAAAGTGGACACCTGAGAGTGTAGGAGATTACGCAAGTGGAACTAACCATGTTCTTCCAACTTATGGGTATGCACGGATGTATGGTGGGGTCTCTTTGGACTCTTTCTTGAAGTACATCACTGTGCAGTCTTTGACAGAAGAAGGGCTGAGGAATCTTGGTCCTTACGTAGAGAAAATGGCCGAAGTTGAGGGTCTGGATGCCCACAAGAGGGCTGTAACCCTCAGACTACAGGACATAGAAGCGAGACAAGTATCACACTCAAGATGATCTCTCTATTTGTTtgcatgaaagaataattattgAGCATTGCAGCTGAGGTCGTTTATTAGTTTTGTTGAGGGGGTTTGAAGCTCTATATTACCTGCACTCTGATTTTTTTCCTTCCAAGTGTTGAATCAAACACACTTGGGAAGAAAAAACAGTAATGTGTAATGGTTACCATGGATGAGCTAGTGCATCTGCTGTATTTGTTTGAAATAAAATCAATCCAGATATCTGAGAAGATGATTATATCAAATCTAATTGTACTGAGTTTGAGGGTTGTATTTTAATTGGTCTTTCACCATGTTTTGTAACAAAAGTTGTATTGGAGCAAACATGTACTAATATTTTGGATTGTATCAAGAGGTTGCTTAGGCTACATATAATGAAGAGCTAATTTGAATTTGCATTGGACATACAAAATTAAGAAGTTCCAGAACTCAAAATCAAGAATGCAACACGTCATCTCAAAAAGCACCAAGAACAACCACATGCAAGGTTTGGCATTAGAGCTCACTAAATTCGAATTTGCGTGAATGTCTCATATTGGCGTAAACGTTACTTAATCAAGGCGATTCCACTGTTAAACGTTATTTAACCAAGGCGATTCCTCGGTGGAGGACTCAAACCGTGACCTTTGTCATTGTAActtcacacaaaaaaaaaaactcataaagttccttaactatggtAGTAGGTCTAAAATGGTTTCTTAACTGTATATTTGTTAGATTTAGTCTttcaattattcaaaaatttatcaaatttgatCTCTTAACTATATTTTTATCGGATTTAATCTCTTAATTATACATTTACTAGTTTATATcctttaagtattttaaaacttctcatgtttggtttctattcatttttttatgcaaataacCAAGGTTTTATATTAACGGAGTCCCGTCTCGAGAAACAtaagtcataatttttattcaacGGATAATAGAATGAAACAGATTATTGCTACTaatcatttgaaaatatttaacttaaattatatattgcttgttaaattcaaaatttgaactcCAACAATTTTACtaaaggaaatttatttaatttttttcagaaattgaaatttataaaatagtagatttgtaactttttttttagttttttctaatacatcgattttattgttttattcattttattttgcatagcgaaaattaataaataatatcaaagtctcttattattcttttatatgaaaaattaaaactaaaaatatttgtgtTAATTGCCAACCGTTAATTGCCAAGCAAGAGAACACAATATATTCAAGTCATTAGCAATAATTATATGCTTCATTTTAGCctcaattcaataaaattaaaacttatattaaaGAGTTAAAAGATCTAACTTTACAAAgaatatcattaatattaaaTCTAAGATATTTgtgtagaaaaaaaaaacaaaaactaaatctaataaatttttgaatatttaataaacCAAAAtcgataaatatataattaaagggaaaagggtcaaatgtgcccctaaactattaaaaaaaggTCTAGATATGCCCTCCGTTTAATGTTTGGCTTTTGGttcaaatatgcccttatgggcgttagttgtcatgttggacctatccaactcatttttcatttatttaaatgCCACACGGAATTGacatgtcattttgaccttaccacataacatttatatgaaaatggaaagatattcgaactcataaacacctaattCGACCGATAAATTAATccctttttaaataaataatccgaccaattttcaacaattttgtttaattttaatttttttccgaTAAATTTCGAAAATGAGTAGttgattaataataaaaaaagtaggaaaatatgaaataagtataaaagtaacaccaaaaattcataaataattatagtaaccttaaattcaatttaaatatttttttaaaaaaaaattatttttttcgataaatttcgaaatgagtaattgattaataaaaagtacgaaaaaaatataaaattaacggcaaaattaaaaaataaatacagtaacattaaattcaacaattttaatttttttttaattttaatttttttcgacaaatcccaaaaatgagtttattaacaaaaaaaaataataaaaattatgcaaaaaattcacaaataaaagataggaaaatatgaaaaatataaaataatttttttttgaaattattgaatttaagtttactatatttatttgtgaattttgacatgtattttttattttgttttcatattttattttttttattaaaaaattactcatttCGAGGATTTgccgaaaaatataaaaattttaaaaaaattgttgaatgaaataatactatatttatttgtgaacttttggcattaatttatattttttattaatcaattactcattttcgagatttatcaaaaaataaataaaatttaaaaaattgaaatgttagatttaaggttaatatatttatttgtgaatatttgacgtaaattttatattttttttatatttttcctatttttattaatcaattactcattttcgggatttatcgcaataataaaaattaaataaaattgttaaaaatgggttggatagtaaatttaaaaggagctgatttatgggtcggattaggtgtttatgagttcgaatatcttttcatttccatataaatgttatgttaaaaggtcaaaatgacatggCAATTCCATGTgccatttaaagaaatgaaaaatgagttagatatgtccaacatggcccataagggcatattaggaccaaaagttggacggcgagggcatgagtgaaccaaactttTAACGGAAGATATATCTGAacctttttgaatagtttagggACATATTTGACTCTTTTCCCATAATTAAAAGAATCAGAATTAATAAACTTACGAATAGTTATGAGACTACATAgcctttttttgtttaaaaagaaaatatgtacAAGTATTGTACCTAATAGTACAACCTCTGTGCTACAGAATTTTGCAAGCGTATCAATATCCCTtgaatttcc harbors:
- the LOC101243855 gene encoding histidinol dehydrogenase isoform 2 (isoform 2 is encoded by transcript variant 2), yielding MKSYKLSELTTSEVDSLKARPRIDFSSIFGTVQPIVDDVRNRGDAAVKDYTSRFDKVVLDKIVEDVSELPDPELDSSVREAFDVAYNNIYAFHAAQKPVEKVVENMHGVRCKRVARSIASVGLYVPGGTAVLPSTALMLSVPAQIAGCKTVVLATPPSRDGSICKEVLYCAKKAGVTHILKAGGAQAISAMAWGTESCPKVEKIYGPGNQYVTAAKMILQNSEAMVSIDMPAGPSEVLVIADKHSSPVHVAADLLSQAEHGPDSQVVLVIAGDGVDLNAIQEEIMKQCQALPRGEFALKALSHSFTVLARDMLEAISFSNMYAPEHLIINVDEAEKWENLIENAGSVFMGKWTPESVGDYASGTNHVLPTYGYARMYGGVSLDSFLKYITVQSLTEEGLRNLGPYVEKMAEVEGLDAHKRAVTLRLQDIEARQVSHSR
- the LOC101243855 gene encoding histidinol dehydrogenase isoform 1 (isoform 1 is encoded by transcript variant 1), translated to MDCNILSLSRSCSLASNLRAIPTRNTVFYRKYSYLPAGLIRKSIRCSMKSYKLSELTTSEVDSLKARPRIDFSSIFGTVQPIVDDVRNRGDAAVKDYTSRFDKVVLDKIVEDVSELPDPELDSSVREAFDVAYNNIYAFHAAQKPVEKVVENMHGVRCKRVARSIASVGLYVPGGTAVLPSTALMLSVPAQIAGCKTVVLATPPSRDGSICKEVLYCAKKAGVTHILKAGGAQAISAMAWGTESCPKVEKIYGPGNQYVTAAKMILQNSEAMVSIDMPAGPSEVLVIADKHSSPVHVAADLLSQAEHGPDSQVVLVIAGDGVDLNAIQEEIMKQCQALPRGEFALKALSHSFTVLARDMLEAISFSNMYAPEHLIINVDEAEKWENLIENAGSVFMGKWTPESVGDYASGTNHVLPTYGYARMYGGVSLDSFLKYITVQSLTEEGLRNLGPYVEKMAEVEGLDAHKRAVTLRLQDIEARQVSHSR